CCTGTTTCATACCGCTTCACGCGAAATGGCGCCTATAGCCTTATCACCTTGTCGCAGACATCCAGCAACTCGTCGTCATGGGTGACGACGATGGTAATCCTGTTGGCCTTGTCCCGTTTGAGCACGCTCGCAAGCGCAGCCCTGCTTTCGGCGTCGAGGGCAGAACTCGGCTCGTCCAGAAGAAGCACCTCCGGACTCTTGAGCATGGCTCGCACGATGGAAACCTTCTGCTGTTCTCCACCCGAAAGAGCGGGATGCGTGTCGTCCAGGGCAAGCTGCATTCCATCGGGGTTTCGAAGGACCTTCTGAAGGCCCACGTCTTCCGCAAGCGAAATCACGCGCGCCTCCTCTACGTCAGTGCCGCACAGCAGGGTGAGATTCTCCCACAGGGTGCCGGAGACAATCGTGGGATGCTGGTCTACAAAGCCAATGGTGCTCTTACGCAGCTCGTACTGATCAAGATCCCCCAGTTGCTCGCCTCCGATAACGACCTCTCCATCCACCGTACCGCGAAGCTCCCCTGCCATCGTGCGCAGCAGCGTTGTCTTACCTGATCCGTTTGTGCCCGTGATGCCATAGACGAGGCCCCTTGCGAAGTGCGCGTTAACGCCTTGCAGCGTGTAGGCGTCCTCTCCAGGCCAGCGTTGGCTCACTTCACTCAGCTCGATGGTCGGCACGGACCGTACAGTTCCTGTCCCCACAGGCTCCTCGTCGAGCTTCTCGAGCTCATTCATACGCTCATAGTGGACCTTGGCGCCCTGCAGGTCTTTGCCGAAGGCGCCAAACAGCGCCTGCACGGACGCGGCGATGGAACCGAAGTACCCGACTGCGGTTGCCACGTACCCAGGTTCCATCCGTCCGTTCGCGACCTCAAGAGCAGCGACAAGAACCACCGCGCTCGTGGACAGTCCTACGACGAGCTCATATGCCAGGGAAGCCCTCGCGCCTACCCTATTCGACTCGTACATGGTCTCCCTGACATCGAGAAATGCGTCATCGAGCCGTGATAGGCTGTTCCTAAACAGCGAGTTCCTACGAATGAACTCCGCAAGTAGCAGCTGTCTCAGCGCAACAGACGAATAGTTCGACATTTTTTGAACAAATTTGCTACTGGCATCGTGGAGGGACATCTTGAACGCCGCGACAACGATGGTGGATGCGACAGCTAAAACAAGCGAGGCAAAAAACAGCGTCTGGCTTATCGAGCAGAGCACGGCAAGCATTATCAGCAGAAGGCACCCGTGTTCGAGGATTCCAGTCACGGCACTCATGAACCACATTGCGAGTCCATTGGAATCGTCGTCCAAGCGACGCCTCCAATAGCCTGGGTCGAAGTCCATATAAAACGTTACCGGTAAATGTTGAATATGACTGGTGGCGCCCCTCTCGATCTGATAGGAGGAATCCGCCTCGATATAGGTATAAAGCAGAGACGAGAGGTAATAGCAGACTGCCTGCACGCAATAGACCACTGCCAACAAAATGCAAAGTCCTATAAAGACGGTGGAGTCGCAGGACCTCCCGACAAGAAGGTTAATCACCACTCCAGTGAGATATGGCAGAAGAACCGAGCAGGTCATAGCAATCAGGCATAGCAGAGAGTAGCCCATGAGCCTGCGTTTGACTTTTATGCTGTGCCAACAGTATGTGATGAGTTCAAGCATCGTCACTACGCTACCTTTTGATATATGCGACTTAATTTCAGCTTACTTTGATATAAACTTCAGCTCCCTACAAGTCTTACGCCCCTCTATTTGACATCGTTCGAGTGAAATTGAATTGCTTGCACATCGCAAACAGAATTTTCTACGATGATTAAGCAACTTCTTTATTGAGTGAATGACCTGTCAGTGCATCTGTTTACATAGTCCACGAATTACAGACAACCCAATACCCATCAAATCGCCGTTAGCGTCCCAAAAAGTCTTTCCCTCGTTGCTCGAATTGCCTGGCGCAAAACCGCATCTCTCACTGAACAGAACACCTGCTTCCTGACATGAGATAGATGTATAAGATGAGATTTGGAAGACTGTCCACCACAACAATGTATCTGTGGTAATTGCAACTGATGGAGATCTTCATCAGATTACTTGCGACAAACCGAGTACACCATTTTTTTCAGCTACCAGTGGGAATCAATAGCAATGTCAGACGTGAGAAGCGCTCAGCTTCAACTCCGATGGACGGCATCTGCTTCCGTTCTGTCTGCCACGCCTCATCCCGAGTAGTACCTACATACGTTCGACACGTCTAGAGGCGAGGTAGCGAAAGCTCCGCCGGCGGGGAATCAACCCTACCAGCAGAGCTTGTGCGCGACGCTTCTTCAAGGTCCCGTTTCTTGCGCTCTTCTCGCCCAGCGGCCCTTTGGCCGATGGCTGAACGCTAGCCGAGCAGTGCCTCGACGTCGAGGGCGATCATGAGCTCCTCGTTCGTCGGGACGACGAGCACCTTCACCTTGGAGTCTTCGGTGCTGATGACGCGCGGATCGTCGGAGCGGACCTCGTTGGCCTTCTCGTCGATCTTGACGCCAAGCCACTCGAGCTCCTTCGCGACGCCCAGGCGCATCTCGGCGGAGTTCTCGCCGATGCCGGCCGTGAACACCATGGTGTCGAAGCCGTGCATCGACTGCGCCATCTCGGCGATGAGCTGGCTCGTGCGATAGTAGAACATGTCGAGGGCCATCTGGCAGTTGGCGTCACCGTTGTGCGCACCAGCCTCGATGTCACGAGAGTCGGAGGAGACGCCGGAGACGGCGAGCAGGCCGGACTGCTTGTTCATCATGGTGTCGACCTCGTCCACGGAGTAGCCGCCGACGCGCTGCAGGTAGCAGACGGTGGCGGGGTCGATGGTGCCGCAGCGGGTGCCCATGATGAGGCCGTCGAGCGGCGTGAGGCCCATGGTGGTGTCCATGTCGTGGCCGTCCTCGATGGCGGAGAGGGACGCGCCGGAGCCGAGGTGGCAGGAGACGAGCTTGTGGACGTCGCCGTTCAAAAACTCGCTCGTGGTCTTCCAGATGTAGCGGTGAGAGGTGCCGTGCGCGCCGTACTTGCGGATGTGCAGCTTGTCGACCACGTCACGCGGCAGAGCGTAGCGCCATGCCTTCTCGGGCATGTTGTAGTGGAACGACGTGTCGGCGACGATCACGTTGCCGATGGAGGGGAACATGTCGCGGCAGATCTCGATGACGTCGGCCTCGGCGTAGTTGTGCAGCGGTGCCAGCGGCGCGACCTCGCGGACCCAGCCCAGGGTCTCGTCGGTAACGACCTTGGACTCGGGGAAGTACCAGCCACCCTGAACGACGCGGTGGCCGATACCCTCGATCTTGTCGGTGTCGAAGCCGGCCTCGGCGAGGATGTCGAAGACGTGCTTGATTGCGGTCTTGTGGTCCGGAAGGGCAACCTCGAGCTTCTGCTTGCCGCCGTCGTTCTCCTCGTGACCGATGAAGGAGCCGTCGATGCCGATGCGCTCGCAGTTGCCCTTTGCATAGACCTTCTTGGTCGTGGTGTCGAGCAGCTGGTACTTCAGCGAAGAGCTGCCGGCGTTGATCACGAGTACGTTCATGTGTCTCCTCTCGCGCGGTGCATGACCGCATAGCTTCGATAAGCCCAAATGACTAAAGAACCTTGGCCATATTAAACCCGCGACACCCCTTTCGCCACAGGAAAAAGGTGTCGCGGGCCATAGCTCCACCATATCCGTGGAGATTCAGCTAGATTATCCTCTCGCCGAGGGGCTTTCCGCCCAGCACGTGCATGTGCAGGTGCATGACCGTCTGGCCCGCCGCCTCGCCGGTGTTCGCGATGACGCGGAAGCCGGTCTTGTCGATGCCGGTCCTCTTCGCGACCTCCTTGATCGCGTTTGCCATCGCGGCGAGGACCTCGCCGGGGACGTCGTCCACGATGTTGTCGTAGTGGTCCTTCGGCACCACGAGCACGTGCACCGGCGCCTGGGGGTTCATGTCCTTGAACGCGCACACGAGGTCGTCCTCGTACACGTAATCCGACTCGATGTCGTGGTTCGCGATCTTGCAGAATATGCAGTCTTCCTTCTTGGCCATGTCGCCATCCTCCCTAGCCTTGCGGCGTCCCTTCGCCAGGTTGCCGTACTAGACGATATGTAGAGTGATCGGGACCTCACTCTGTAAAGCAGTGGCCATCGAGTGGCAGCGTGGGTTAGGCTCGGTCTTGAAGGAGTCCGGCTTACCACATTCACAGGAGGTCCCGACCATGTTGTACTCTACCAGCATCGGCCTTGACGTGCACGCCCGTTCCATCAGCGCCGCGGCGTTCGTCTTCGAGACGGGCGAGGTCGTGCAGCGCACGTTCGGCTACGACCCCGACGCGGTCGCCGCCTGGGCGGCCTCGCTGCCGCAGCCCGCGGGCTGCCTCTACGAGAGCGGCCCCACGGGCTTCGACCTGCAGAGGAGGCTCGTCGCCCTCGGGCTGCCCTGCCACGTGGGCGCCGTCTCGAAGATGGTGCGGCCCTCGGGCGACCGCGTCAAGACCGACAGGAGGGACGCCCTTTTCCTCTCGAGGCTGCTGGCCGTGGGAGAGTTCGTCGAGTGCGCCCCTCCCACGCCGGCCATGGAGGCGGCGCGCGACCTGTCCCGCGCCCGCGAGGACGCGCGCGAGGCGCTGATGAGGGCGCGCCACCAGCTGTCGAAGTTCCTGCTCAGGAAGGGCCACGTGTGGCCGAAGGGCAGGTCCACGTGGACCAGGGCGCACCGCGAGTGGCTGCGCTCCATCGAGCTCGACGACCCGTGCGAGCGGCTCGTGCTCGAGGAGTACGTCGCGCAGGTCAGGGAGTGCGAGGAGCGCCGCGACCGCCTCGACTCGGCCATCGCCGAGAGGTCCGGCGCCGACGACCTCGCCGGCGTCACCTCCAGGCTCCGCGCCCTGCGCGGCGTCTCGACCGTCACCGCCTTCGGGATCGCCGTCGAGATCGGCGACTTCTCCCGCTTCGCCAGCCCCAGGGCGCTCATGTCCTACGTCGGCCTCGTGCCGTCGGAGTCGTCGTCGGGCGAGACGACCTCGAGGGGCGGGATCACCAAGACCGGCAACTCGCACGTCAGGCGGCTCCTCGTCGAGGCCGCCTGGCACCACGCCAGGCCCCTGTCGCCGGCCTCCGAGACCGACGTGGCCTCGTCGGCGGGGCTCCCGGCGGAGGCGGCGGGGATTGCGGCGCGGGCCAACCGCAGGCTGCACCGCAGGTACCTCGACCTAAGGGCGAAGGG
This sequence is a window from Parafannyhessea umbonata. Protein-coding genes within it:
- a CDS encoding ABC transporter ATP-binding protein, with the protein product MLELITYCWHSIKVKRRLMGYSLLCLIAMTCSVLLPYLTGVVINLLVGRSCDSTVFIGLCILLAVVYCVQAVCYYLSSLLYTYIEADSSYQIERGATSHIQHLPVTFYMDFDPGYWRRRLDDDSNGLAMWFMSAVTGILEHGCLLLIMLAVLCSISQTLFFASLVLAVASTIVVAAFKMSLHDASSKFVQKMSNYSSVALRQLLLAEFIRRNSLFRNSLSRLDDAFLDVRETMYESNRVGARASLAYELVVGLSTSAVVLVAALEVANGRMEPGYVATAVGYFGSIAASVQALFGAFGKDLQGAKVHYERMNELEKLDEEPVGTGTVRSVPTIELSEVSQRWPGEDAYTLQGVNAHFARGLVYGITGTNGSGKTTLLRTMAGELRGTVDGEVVIGGEQLGDLDQYELRKSTIGFVDQHPTIVSGTLWENLTLLCGTDVEEARVISLAEDVGLQKVLRNPDGMQLALDDTHPALSGGEQQKVSIVRAMLKSPEVLLLDEPSSALDAESRAALASVLKRDKANRITIVVTHDDELLDVCDKVIRL
- a CDS encoding acetate/propionate family kinase — encoded protein: MNVLVINAGSSSLKYQLLDTTTKKVYAKGNCERIGIDGSFIGHEENDGGKQKLEVALPDHKTAIKHVFDILAEAGFDTDKIEGIGHRVVQGGWYFPESKVVTDETLGWVREVAPLAPLHNYAEADVIEICRDMFPSIGNVIVADTSFHYNMPEKAWRYALPRDVVDKLHIRKYGAHGTSHRYIWKTTSEFLNGDVHKLVSCHLGSGASLSAIEDGHDMDTTMGLTPLDGLIMGTRCGTIDPATVCYLQRVGGYSVDEVDTMMNKQSGLLAVSGVSSDSRDIEAGAHNGDANCQMALDMFYYRTSQLIAEMAQSMHGFDTMVFTAGIGENSAEMRLGVAKELEWLGVKIDEKANEVRSDDPRVISTEDSKVKVLVVPTNEELMIALDVEALLG
- a CDS encoding histidine triad nucleotide-binding protein, coding for MAKKEDCIFCKIANHDIESDYVYEDDLVCAFKDMNPQAPVHVLVVPKDHYDNIVDDVPGEVLAAMANAIKEVAKRTGIDKTGFRVIANTGEAAGQTVMHLHMHVLGGKPLGERII
- a CDS encoding IS110 family transposase, with the translated sequence MLYSTSIGLDVHARSISAAAFVFETGEVVQRTFGYDPDAVAAWAASLPQPAGCLYESGPTGFDLQRRLVALGLPCHVGAVSKMVRPSGDRVKTDRRDALFLSRLLAVGEFVECAPPTPAMEAARDLSRAREDAREALMRARHQLSKFLLRKGHVWPKGRSTWTRAHREWLRSIELDDPCERLVLEEYVAQVRECEERRDRLDSAIAERSGADDLAGVTSRLRALRGVSTVTAFGIAVEIGDFSRFASPRALMSYVGLVPSESSSGETTSRGGITKTGNSHVRRLLVEAAWHHARPLSPASETDVASSAGLPAEAAGIAARANRRLHRRYLDLRAKGKGANVTNVAVARELVGFCWALALCG